TCACATACTGTTTCACAACGACGGCCGTACAAATGCCAAGTCCTGCTCCTAAAAGAAGATGACGCAATTTCATAATAAAGCACCTCCTGGTTGGTCGTACTTTTCATTATACAGAAACCGCCAAATCCTGTTAAGCAATACGCGGCTGTTGGAGCAGATTCAGTCACGGTGCTTGGAAAACTAGAATTTTTCGAATAAAATAAAAGGACTACATAGAAATGAGGGGAAAACATGAATCAAGAAACGAAAGCGCTTTTCCAAACACTGACGCAGCTTCCCGGCGCGCCGGGCAATGAGCATCAGGTTCGTGCTTTTATGAAGCAAGAGCTGGCTAAATATGCCGATGACATCGTTCAGGACAGACTGGGAAGTGTTTTCGGAGTCAGACATGGTCAAGAGGGCGCACCGAGAATTATGGTTGCCGGGCATATGGACGAAGTCGGCTTCATGGTCACGTCAATTACAGACAACGGGCTGCTCAGGTTTCAGACGCTCGGGGGCTGGTGGAGCCAGGTGCTGCTTGCACAGCGAGTTGAAATTCAGACAGATAATGGGCCCGTTCCGGGTGTGATTTCAAGCATACCGCCGCATCTGCTGACAGACGCCCAACGAAACCGCCCGATGGATGTCAAAAACATGATGATCGATATTGGCGCGGATGATAAGGAAGACGCTATTAAAATCGGCATCAAACCGGGACAGCAAATTGTGCCTGTCTGTCCGTTTACGACGATGGCGAATGAAAAGAAACTTTTATCAAAGGCATGGGATAACCGATATGGCTGCGGCTTGAGCATTGAACTTCTGAAGGAATTGCACGGGAAAGAACTTCCGAACACGCTCTATGCGGGTGCGACCGTTCAAGAAGAAGTGGGGCTGAGGGGCGCGCAGACGGCTTCCCATTTGATTAAGCCGGACTTGTTTTTCGCCCTTGACGCCAGCCCGGCAAACGATATGAGCGGTGACAAAAACGAATTTGGCCAGCTTGGAAAAGGCTTTTTACTCCGCATTCTTGACAGAACGACAGTCATGCACCGCGGTATGAGAGAATTTGTTCTTGATATGGCGGAAACGCATGACATTCCGTATCAATATTTTGTATCCGGCGGGGGAACGGATGCGGGCAGAGTCCATATTTCGAACAGCGGCGTTCCGTCAGCGGTAATCGGAATTTGTTCACGCTACATTCATACGAACGCTTCTATCATTCATATTGATGACTATGCGGCTGCGAAAGAAATGCTCATCAAACTTGTGACAGCCTGTGATAAGCAGACGGTGGATGCGATTAAAGAAAATATGTAGATATTGTGAAAGCTTGTTGAACGGGGCCGTAAGCCCGGATTCGACAAGCTTTTTTCTTATTCTGTTTCAAATAGATAGGAGAGGGCTTTGATAGCTTGGTTCACGGTTTCAACCGTTATATTTGCTTTGTTGGAAAGCTCTTTTAAAGGATGATGGAGCGACTCCGGCCGGATCATAATCAGGGGTTTCCCTTTTGCAATCGCATATGAGGCATCC
The Bacillus vallismortis genome window above contains:
- a CDS encoding M42 family metallopeptidase, which gives rise to MNQETKALFQTLTQLPGAPGNEHQVRAFMKQELAKYADDIVQDRLGSVFGVRHGQEGAPRIMVAGHMDEVGFMVTSITDNGLLRFQTLGGWWSQVLLAQRVEIQTDNGPVPGVISSIPPHLLTDAQRNRPMDVKNMMIDIGADDKEDAIKIGIKPGQQIVPVCPFTTMANEKKLLSKAWDNRYGCGLSIELLKELHGKELPNTLYAGATVQEEVGLRGAQTASHLIKPDLFFALDASPANDMSGDKNEFGQLGKGFLLRILDRTTVMHRGMREFVLDMAETHDIPYQYFVSGGGTDAGRVHISNSGVPSAVIGICSRYIHTNASIIHIDDYAAAKEMLIKLVTACDKQTVDAIKENM